The following proteins are encoded in a genomic region of Phragmites australis chromosome 9, lpPhrAust1.1, whole genome shotgun sequence:
- the LOC133928989 gene encoding uncharacterized protein LOC133928989 isoform X1 — protein sequence MATTRPARSDPHLPLEEAARVEAEVRGYFDSVALRRPAKPPRSDPSEDSGASGAKADGDSDLPELRKLRDLEAKPLKLVLDGGGDVDGGEEYVETRYYDGLNCIDKHHHTTGTGFIKAERPDGSSLNMTTVGYSSASFVHCMSNPATNDWIPSSETVIPASNKPSRSDS from the exons ATGGCGACGACGCGGCCGGCGCGCAGCGACCCGCACCTGCCGCTGGAAGAGGCGGCACGGGTGGAAGCCGAGGTGCGGGGCTACTTCGACAGCGTCGCGCTGAGGCGCCCGGCCAAGCCGCCGCGCAGCGACCCGTCGGAGGACTCCGGCGCGTCTGGCGCTAAGGCCGACGGGGACAGTGACTTGCCGGAGCTCCGCAAACTCCGCGACCTCGAGGCGAAGCCCCTG AAGCTGGTGTTGGACGGAGGAGGGGATGTGGACGGTGGGGAGGAGTACGTGGAGACGCGGTACTATGATGGGCTCAACTGCATCGACAAGCATCATCACACG ACTGGTACGGGCTTCATCAAAGCTGAAAGACCCGATGGTAGCTCCCTCAACATGACGACCGTTGGCTACTCATCTGCTAGCTTTGTCCACTGCATGAGTAATCCGGCAACAAATGATTGGATACCATCTTCTGAAACG GTCATTCCAGCTTCGAACAAGCCTAGCAGGAGCGACTCCTGA
- the LOC133928115 gene encoding probable anion transporter 2, chloroplastic: PLLQSSFLWGYVFSSMVGGALADRYGGKKVMAGAAALWSLATSLTPWAASHSTIMLLAVRALFGLAEDVAFPTMNTFLPKWFPTHERATAVGISMGGFHLGNVISFLATPIIMSHIGLAGTFAFFASLGYLWISVWLFNVESDPLDSRTIRKSELQLILAGRTGSKVQGSKFPSLMELLSIEFLAIIVANVVNNWGCFVLLSWMPVYFKTVYNANLKQAAWFSAIPWAVMALSGYVAGASADFLIKSGFSIALVRKIMQSIGFIGPGVSLLCLKFAQNPSFSVVLMTIALSLSSFSQAGYFCNVQDIAPKYAGSLQGLTNGIGTVAAIVSTIGTGYFVQWLGSFQAFLTLTAALYFSATVIYNTYAIGDLILD; the protein is encoded by the exons CCACTTCTGCAGTCATCATTTTTATGGGGATACGTTTTCTCATCCATGGTTGGAGGAGCTTTGGCAGACCGATATGGCGGGAAGAAGGTGATGGCAGGTGCTGCTGCACTCTGGTCCTTGGCCACTTCCCTCACTCCTTGGGCTGCCTCCCACTCCACCATCATGTTGCTTGCTGTGCGTGCACTATTTGGCCTTGCAGAAGATGTCGCATTTCCAACAATGAACACCTTTTTACCTAA GTGGTTCCCAACACATGAACGTGCCACTGCTGTCGGCATTTCCATGGGAGGATTCCATCTTGGAAACGTCATAAGCTTCCTAGCAACACCAATCATCATGTCACACATAGGCCTCGCCGGAACATTTGCCTTCTTCGCATCGCTTGGTTACTTGTGGATCTCTGTATGGCTGTTCAATGTAGAAAGTGATCCTCTTGACAGCCGTACCATAAGAAAATCTGAGCTGCAATTAATTCTAGCTGGAAGAACCGGATCCAAAGTCCAAGGCAGCAAATTCCCATCCCTAATGGAATTGTTGTCGATCGAATTCTTGGCCATCATTGTAGCCAATGTGGTCAACAACTGG GGCTGTTTTGTCTTACTGTCTTGGATGCCTGTGTACTTCAAAACG GTTTATAATGCCAATTTAAAACAAGCGGCGTGGTTCAGTGCCATACCTTGGGCAGTAATGGCTCTATCCGGCTATGTCGCAGGAGCTTCCGCAGATTTTCTGATTAAATCTGGTTTCTCTATTGCACTAGTTCGGAAAATTATGCAG TCCATTGGTTTTATTGGGCCCGGTGTGTCACTGCTATGCTTGAAATTTGCACAAAATCCATCATTTTCTGTGGTTCTCATGACCATCGCCCTGAGCTTGAGTTCCTTCAGTCAAGCTGGATACTTCTGTAATGTACAG GACATTGCTCCCAAATACGCTGGATCTCTACAAG GACTGACGAACGGCATCGGGACAGTGGCTGCCATAGTTAGCACCATCGGAACCGGTTACTTCGTCCAGTGGCTGGGATCCTTCCAGGCCTTCCTCACCCTCACGGCCGCTCTGTACTTCAGCGCCACCGTCATCTACAACACTTACGCCATAGGCGACCTGATTCTTGACTGA
- the LOC133928989 gene encoding uncharacterized protein LOC133928989 isoform X2, with translation MATTRPARSDPHLPLEEAARVEAEVRGYFDSVALRRPAKPPRSDPSEDSGASGAKADGDSDLPELRKLRDLEAKPLKLVLDGGGDVDGGEEYVETRYYDGLNCIDKHHHTTGTGFIKAERPDGSSLNMTTVGYSSASFVHCMSNPATNDWIPSSETFAGHSSFEQA, from the exons ATGGCGACGACGCGGCCGGCGCGCAGCGACCCGCACCTGCCGCTGGAAGAGGCGGCACGGGTGGAAGCCGAGGTGCGGGGCTACTTCGACAGCGTCGCGCTGAGGCGCCCGGCCAAGCCGCCGCGCAGCGACCCGTCGGAGGACTCCGGCGCGTCTGGCGCTAAGGCCGACGGGGACAGTGACTTGCCGGAGCTCCGCAAACTCCGCGACCTCGAGGCGAAGCCCCTG AAGCTGGTGTTGGACGGAGGAGGGGATGTGGACGGTGGGGAGGAGTACGTGGAGACGCGGTACTATGATGGGCTCAACTGCATCGACAAGCATCATCACACG ACTGGTACGGGCTTCATCAAAGCTGAAAGACCCGATGGTAGCTCCCTCAACATGACGACCGTTGGCTACTCATCTGCTAGCTTTGTCCACTGCATGAGTAATCCGGCAACAAATGATTGGATACCATCTTCTGAAACG TTTGCAGGTCATTCCAGCTTCGAACAAGCCTAG